A single region of the Xenopus laevis strain J_2021 chromosome 4L, Xenopus_laevis_v10.1, whole genome shotgun sequence genome encodes:
- the tatdn2.L gene encoding putative deoxyribonuclease TATDN2 isoform X2 has protein sequence MYKASQSPVSRISSVIMASSGNKLRKHRWSSPPEMSPNKYLKRSESDPPRRVSYTTNEESERPPWVMERHVTISPRGAAPPESPGSRREDSDEHSALAKGRGRPSIKTSGTQSNHNADQGAENTRRSPKDISSCRTPRAQAPTMLFMRAFQDIIKNPKGTQSLTSTPKKRQQERGSEEESKKETSIDTDTTEKLYSPETESKNLHRRKETAASKHQEKNDESCADLLNSSPATTDLQPEPRADMQQESSRLVFLYDEDSDKDGDTEDISDKDPSIGSDFSDIEDVVSLARFSQEEEVPPSSSTAEEPSDVSSRYVMYPLHLYRSPWRNYIERSASSSTYVPRTEENTWRQDESYSSFFSEHSANILDNIALSVSSDSDSAGSRCRERSGSFDTSLIYENTTKMMRRTSEPCLTDTIKLPKFLEDGFIDTHCHLDMLFSKLSFSGSFTDLRRKYTTTFPREFQGCIADFCDPDTLHNQQWERLLEEDMVWGAFGCHPHFAQYYTDKKQAEILKAMRHPKAVAYGEMGLDYSHKCSTQVSVQHEVFEKQLKLAVAMGKPLVIHCRDADEDLLRIMKKCVPRDYKIHRHCFTGNYKVPKSLCKFSHPGLAMHTVQEIAKTKNLSVKSVLATLLQNTNRLYNL, from the exons gtaATTATGGCTTCAAGTGGTAACAAGTTAAGGAAGCATAGGTGGTCAAGTCCACCAGAAATGTCCCCTAACAAATATCTTAAGCGCAGTGAGAGTGATCCACCTAGAAGGGTCAGTTACACCACAAATGAAGAGTCAGAAAGACCTCCCTGGGTGATGGAACGACACGTAACTATAAGTCCACGCGGTGCTGCTCCACCTGAGAGCCCTGGATCGCGGCGTGAGGATTCTGATGAGCATTCTGCACTGGCCAAAGGCAGAGGCAGGCCCAGTATAAAAACTAGTGGCACTCAG AGTAACCATAATGCTGATCAGGGTGCTGAAAACACCAGACGTTCCCCAAAGGACATCTCTAGCTGTAGGACACCCAGAGCTCAGGCTCCCACTATGCTGTTCATGAGAGCATTCCAAGATATCATAAAGAATCCTAAAGGAACACAGTCACTGACCAGCACCCCCAAGAAAAGACAGCAGGAGAGAGGAAGTGAAGAGGAATCAAAGAAAGAGACGAGTATTGATACAGACACCACAGAGAAGCTTTACAGCCCAGAAACAGAGAGCAAGAACTTGCATAGGAGGAAAGAGACTGCAGCATCAAAGCACCAAGAAAAGAACGATGAATCCTGCGCTGACTTGCTAAATTCTAGCCCTGCCACTACAGATCTTCAGCCTGAGCCCAGAGCTGATATGCAGCAGGAATCTTCACGTCTTGTATTTCTGTATGATGAGGATTCTGATAAAGATGGCGACACG GAAGATATTTCGGATAAGGATCCATCCATAGGAAGTGACTTCTCCGATATTGAAGATGTGGTATCGTTGGCCAGGTTTTCACAGGAAGAGGAGGTTCCTCCTTCCAGTTCCACAGCAGAGGAGCCCTCTGATGTTTCTTCTCGCTACGTCATGTACCCACTGCACCTGTACAGAAGCCCGTGGAGAAATTACATAGAGAGGTCAGCCAGTAGCTCCACTTATGTACCCAGAACTGAAGAGAACACATGGCGCCAGGATGAATCCTACAGCAGCTTTTTTTCTGAACATTctgcaaacattttggataatataGCCCTTAGTGTGTCCAGTGATAGTGACAGTGCTGGTAGCAGGTGCCGTGAGAGATCTGGCTCTTTTGATACCTCATTGATTTATGAGAACACAACTAAGATGATGAGAAGGACATCAGAGCCCTGTCTCACAGACACCATTAAACTTCCCAAGTTCCTCGAGGATGGCTTCATTGACACCCACTGTCACCTggacatgttattttcaaaactcTCATTCAGTGGCTCTTTTACAGATCTTAGAAGGAAGTACACCACCACATTCCCTAGGGAATTTCAGGGCTGCATTGCTGATTTCTGTGACCCAGATACATTGCACAACCAGCAGTGGGAGCGTTTGCTTGAAGAAGATATGGTGTGGGGAGCATTTGGTTGTCACCCGCACTTTGCCCAGTATTACACTGACAAGAAGCAAGCAGAGATTTTGAAGGCAATGAGGCATCCGAAGGCAGTTGCCTATGGAGAAATGGGTTTAGATTATTCACACAAATGTTCCACTCAAGTATCAGTGCAGCACGAG GTGTTTGAGAAGCAGCTGAAGTTGGCTGTTGCCATGGGCAAGCCTCTTGTTATTCACTGTCGGGATGCGGATGAAGATCTTTTGAGAATCATGAAGAAATGCGTTCCCCGAGACTATAAGATACATCG GCACTGCTTTACTGGGAATTACAAG
- the tatdn2.L gene encoding putative deoxyribonuclease TATDN2 isoform X1: protein MYKASQSPVSRISSVIMASSGNKLRKHRWSSPPEMSPNKYLKRSESDPPRRVSYTTNEESERPPWVMERHVTISPRGAAPPESPGSRREDSDEHSALAKGRGRPSIKTSGTQSNHNADQGAENTRRSPKDISSCRTPRAQAPTMLFMRAFQDIIKNPKGTQSLTSTPKKRQQERGSEEESKKETSIDTDTTEKLYSPETESKNLHRRKETAASKHQEKNDESCADLLNSSPATTDLQPEPRADMQQESSRLVFLYDEDSDKDGDTEDISDKDPSIGSDFSDIEDVVSLARFSQEEEVPPSSSTAEEPSDVSSRYVMYPLHLYRSPWRNYIERSASSSTYVPRTEENTWRQDESYSSFFSEHSANILDNIALSVSSDSDSAGSRCRERSGSFDTSLIYENTTKMMRRTSEPCLTDTIKLPKFLEDGFIDTHCHLDMLFSKLSFSGSFTDLRRKYTTTFPREFQGCIADFCDPDTLHNQQWERLLEEDMVWGAFGCHPHFAQYYTDKKQAEILKAMRHPKAVAYGEMGLDYSHKCSTQVSVQHEVFEKQLKLAVAMGKPLVIHCRDADEDLLRIMKKCVPRDYKIHRHCFTGNYKVIEPFLTEFPNMAVGFTAVLTYPSALEARQAMKQIPLERLIVETDAPYFLPRQVPKSLCKFSHPGLAMHTVQEIAKTKNLSVKSVLATLLQNTNRLYNL from the exons gtaATTATGGCTTCAAGTGGTAACAAGTTAAGGAAGCATAGGTGGTCAAGTCCACCAGAAATGTCCCCTAACAAATATCTTAAGCGCAGTGAGAGTGATCCACCTAGAAGGGTCAGTTACACCACAAATGAAGAGTCAGAAAGACCTCCCTGGGTGATGGAACGACACGTAACTATAAGTCCACGCGGTGCTGCTCCACCTGAGAGCCCTGGATCGCGGCGTGAGGATTCTGATGAGCATTCTGCACTGGCCAAAGGCAGAGGCAGGCCCAGTATAAAAACTAGTGGCACTCAG AGTAACCATAATGCTGATCAGGGTGCTGAAAACACCAGACGTTCCCCAAAGGACATCTCTAGCTGTAGGACACCCAGAGCTCAGGCTCCCACTATGCTGTTCATGAGAGCATTCCAAGATATCATAAAGAATCCTAAAGGAACACAGTCACTGACCAGCACCCCCAAGAAAAGACAGCAGGAGAGAGGAAGTGAAGAGGAATCAAAGAAAGAGACGAGTATTGATACAGACACCACAGAGAAGCTTTACAGCCCAGAAACAGAGAGCAAGAACTTGCATAGGAGGAAAGAGACTGCAGCATCAAAGCACCAAGAAAAGAACGATGAATCCTGCGCTGACTTGCTAAATTCTAGCCCTGCCACTACAGATCTTCAGCCTGAGCCCAGAGCTGATATGCAGCAGGAATCTTCACGTCTTGTATTTCTGTATGATGAGGATTCTGATAAAGATGGCGACACG GAAGATATTTCGGATAAGGATCCATCCATAGGAAGTGACTTCTCCGATATTGAAGATGTGGTATCGTTGGCCAGGTTTTCACAGGAAGAGGAGGTTCCTCCTTCCAGTTCCACAGCAGAGGAGCCCTCTGATGTTTCTTCTCGCTACGTCATGTACCCACTGCACCTGTACAGAAGCCCGTGGAGAAATTACATAGAGAGGTCAGCCAGTAGCTCCACTTATGTACCCAGAACTGAAGAGAACACATGGCGCCAGGATGAATCCTACAGCAGCTTTTTTTCTGAACATTctgcaaacattttggataatataGCCCTTAGTGTGTCCAGTGATAGTGACAGTGCTGGTAGCAGGTGCCGTGAGAGATCTGGCTCTTTTGATACCTCATTGATTTATGAGAACACAACTAAGATGATGAGAAGGACATCAGAGCCCTGTCTCACAGACACCATTAAACTTCCCAAGTTCCTCGAGGATGGCTTCATTGACACCCACTGTCACCTggacatgttattttcaaaactcTCATTCAGTGGCTCTTTTACAGATCTTAGAAGGAAGTACACCACCACATTCCCTAGGGAATTTCAGGGCTGCATTGCTGATTTCTGTGACCCAGATACATTGCACAACCAGCAGTGGGAGCGTTTGCTTGAAGAAGATATGGTGTGGGGAGCATTTGGTTGTCACCCGCACTTTGCCCAGTATTACACTGACAAGAAGCAAGCAGAGATTTTGAAGGCAATGAGGCATCCGAAGGCAGTTGCCTATGGAGAAATGGGTTTAGATTATTCACACAAATGTTCCACTCAAGTATCAGTGCAGCACGAG GTGTTTGAGAAGCAGCTGAAGTTGGCTGTTGCCATGGGCAAGCCTCTTGTTATTCACTGTCGGGATGCGGATGAAGATCTTTTGAGAATCATGAAGAAATGCGTTCCCCGAGACTATAAGATACATCG GCACTGCTTTACTGGGAATTACAAGGTAATTGAACCCTTTCTGACTGAGTTCCCAAACATGGCTGTTGGTTTCACTGCTGTTCTGACATATCCCTCTGCCCTGGAGGCACGACAAGCCATGAAACAGATCCCCCTGGAGAGGCTTATTGTAGAAACTGATGCTCCCTACTTTCTACCCAGACAG
- the tatdn2.L gene encoding putative deoxyribonuclease TATDN2 isoform X3, with amino-acid sequence MYKASQSPVSRISSVIMASSGNKLRKHRWSSPPEMSPNKYLKRSESDPPRRVSYTTNEESERPPWVMERHVTISPRGAAPPESPGSRREDSDEHSALAKGRGRPSIKTSGTQSNHNADQGAENTRRSPKDISSCRTPRAQAPTMLFMRAFQDIIKNPKGTQSLTSTPKKRQQERGSEEESKKETSIDTDTTEKLYSPETESKNLHRRKETAASKHQEKNDESCADLLNSSPATTDLQPEPRADMQQESSRLVFLYDEDSDKDGDTEDISDKDPSIGSDFSDIEDVVSLARFSQEEEVPPSSSTAEEPSDVSSRYVMYPLHLYRSPWRNYIERSASSSTYVPRTEENTWRQDESYSSFFSEHSANILDNIALSVSSDSDSAGSRCRERSGSFDTSLIYENTTKMMRRTSEPCLTDTIKLPKFLEDGFIDTHCHLDMLFSKLSFSGSFTDLRRKYTTTFPREFQGCIADFCDPDTLHNQQWERLLEEDMVWGAFGCHPHFAQYYTDKKQAEILKAMRHPKAVAYGEMGLDYSHKCSTQVSVQHEVFEKQLKLAVAMGKPLVIHCRDADEDLLRIMKKCVPRDYKIHRFPKACVNSPTQVWPCTQFRRLLKPKTCR; translated from the exons gtaATTATGGCTTCAAGTGGTAACAAGTTAAGGAAGCATAGGTGGTCAAGTCCACCAGAAATGTCCCCTAACAAATATCTTAAGCGCAGTGAGAGTGATCCACCTAGAAGGGTCAGTTACACCACAAATGAAGAGTCAGAAAGACCTCCCTGGGTGATGGAACGACACGTAACTATAAGTCCACGCGGTGCTGCTCCACCTGAGAGCCCTGGATCGCGGCGTGAGGATTCTGATGAGCATTCTGCACTGGCCAAAGGCAGAGGCAGGCCCAGTATAAAAACTAGTGGCACTCAG AGTAACCATAATGCTGATCAGGGTGCTGAAAACACCAGACGTTCCCCAAAGGACATCTCTAGCTGTAGGACACCCAGAGCTCAGGCTCCCACTATGCTGTTCATGAGAGCATTCCAAGATATCATAAAGAATCCTAAAGGAACACAGTCACTGACCAGCACCCCCAAGAAAAGACAGCAGGAGAGAGGAAGTGAAGAGGAATCAAAGAAAGAGACGAGTATTGATACAGACACCACAGAGAAGCTTTACAGCCCAGAAACAGAGAGCAAGAACTTGCATAGGAGGAAAGAGACTGCAGCATCAAAGCACCAAGAAAAGAACGATGAATCCTGCGCTGACTTGCTAAATTCTAGCCCTGCCACTACAGATCTTCAGCCTGAGCCCAGAGCTGATATGCAGCAGGAATCTTCACGTCTTGTATTTCTGTATGATGAGGATTCTGATAAAGATGGCGACACG GAAGATATTTCGGATAAGGATCCATCCATAGGAAGTGACTTCTCCGATATTGAAGATGTGGTATCGTTGGCCAGGTTTTCACAGGAAGAGGAGGTTCCTCCTTCCAGTTCCACAGCAGAGGAGCCCTCTGATGTTTCTTCTCGCTACGTCATGTACCCACTGCACCTGTACAGAAGCCCGTGGAGAAATTACATAGAGAGGTCAGCCAGTAGCTCCACTTATGTACCCAGAACTGAAGAGAACACATGGCGCCAGGATGAATCCTACAGCAGCTTTTTTTCTGAACATTctgcaaacattttggataatataGCCCTTAGTGTGTCCAGTGATAGTGACAGTGCTGGTAGCAGGTGCCGTGAGAGATCTGGCTCTTTTGATACCTCATTGATTTATGAGAACACAACTAAGATGATGAGAAGGACATCAGAGCCCTGTCTCACAGACACCATTAAACTTCCCAAGTTCCTCGAGGATGGCTTCATTGACACCCACTGTCACCTggacatgttattttcaaaactcTCATTCAGTGGCTCTTTTACAGATCTTAGAAGGAAGTACACCACCACATTCCCTAGGGAATTTCAGGGCTGCATTGCTGATTTCTGTGACCCAGATACATTGCACAACCAGCAGTGGGAGCGTTTGCTTGAAGAAGATATGGTGTGGGGAGCATTTGGTTGTCACCCGCACTTTGCCCAGTATTACACTGACAAGAAGCAAGCAGAGATTTTGAAGGCAATGAGGCATCCGAAGGCAGTTGCCTATGGAGAAATGGGTTTAGATTATTCACACAAATGTTCCACTCAAGTATCAGTGCAGCACGAG GTGTTTGAGAAGCAGCTGAAGTTGGCTGTTGCCATGGGCAAGCCTCTTGTTATTCACTGTCGGGATGCGGATGAAGATCTTTTGAGAATCATGAAGAAATGCGTTCCCCGAGACTATAAGATACATCG